A DNA window from Stutzerimonas stutzeri contains the following coding sequences:
- a CDS encoding FHA domain-containing protein encodes MLRIHFADNRQSPVWLADERFTLGSDRSNRLAISDAGVAPFHAELILKNRFYYLTDLGTPGGTYVNDEKIGERYQIRSGDRVRLGALELEIVDPAKVGAKVAAAPRWLLQVVKGENQGHKYHITGSMTFGRSVKCELCFADAELSRRHAEFYLKGDVLEVKDLASANGLMVNREKVTTAVLQPGDQIQLGTTTLLVIGPRVSAPEIVDEDATVFIRAADLPTAAAAQPKAPRPRPATPNPLHTPAPATSAPALDAPRQSGWRLALLLGALGLAVVVGLVAQRMI; translated from the coding sequence ATGCTCAGGATCCACTTCGCAGACAATCGTCAGAGCCCCGTCTGGCTTGCCGACGAACGCTTCACCCTCGGCTCGGACCGCAGCAACAGGCTGGCGATAAGCGACGCCGGCGTGGCGCCCTTTCACGCCGAGCTGATACTGAAAAACCGCTTCTACTACCTGACCGACCTCGGCACACCGGGGGGCACATACGTCAACGACGAGAAGATCGGCGAGCGTTACCAGATCCGCTCCGGCGACCGCGTGCGCCTAGGCGCTCTGGAGCTGGAGATCGTCGACCCGGCCAAGGTTGGCGCCAAGGTGGCGGCTGCGCCGCGCTGGCTGTTACAGGTGGTCAAGGGCGAGAACCAGGGCCACAAGTACCACATCACCGGCTCGATGACCTTTGGCCGCTCGGTCAAATGCGAGCTCTGCTTCGCCGACGCGGAGCTATCCCGCCGGCACGCGGAGTTCTATCTGAAGGGCGATGTGCTGGAAGTGAAGGACCTCGCGTCGGCCAACGGCTTGATGGTCAATCGTGAGAAAGTCACGACCGCTGTATTGCAGCCGGGCGATCAGATTCAGCTGGGCACTACCACGCTGCTGGTTATCGGGCCCAGAGTCAGCGCGCCGGAAATCGTCGACGAGGACGCCACCGTATTTATCCGCGCCGCTGACCTGCCTACCGCTGCCGCTGCCCAGCCCAAGGCGCCCCGGCCCCGCCCTGCCACGCCGAATCCACTGCATACGCCGGCCCCGGCAACCTCAGCGCCAGCACTGGATGCCCCGCGCCAATCAGGCTGGCGCCTGGCGTTGCTGCTCGGCGCGCTCGGGCTGGCCGTTGTCGTGGGGCTGGTTGCGCAGCGGATGATCTAG